A region of Ictalurus furcatus strain D&B chromosome 1, Billie_1.0, whole genome shotgun sequence DNA encodes the following proteins:
- the cdc42ep5 gene encoding cdc42 effector protein 5 yields the protein MPLHKSGRAHRLDPTMISAPLGDFRHTMHIGRGGDAFGDTSFLSSHGPSNPEPLKSITSPVEDTSDSTEVRLNHAADSKTPDEPFTELQHSESVSSFDLDLDLGPSILGDVLGVMDGLGLGSKWTMGNEGEEEVFISGKSSADGGISTNGATTDLNEKRIHSLSSGEEHINDVNGIKSKGLRPKVRFSDKKEEIVGRQYVGGELELECEKETNTSPVGGMEVRAEGMANKGAVKPELTNHRPDVSPSPSSSVSSEYEGISPLDRRREEDHLSESDSDEEGVAGEQGYTFEDESDDEIGL from the coding sequence ATGCCACTACACAAGTCGGGCCGGGCTCACCGCCTGGATCCCACCATGATCTCTGCCCCGCTCGGCGACTTTCGCCACACCATGCATATCGGCCGTGGTGGAGACGCCTTCGGAGACACCTCCTTCTTGTCCAGTCATGGCCCCTCcaacccagagcctttgaagTCCATCACCTCTCCTGTGGAGGACACCAGTGACTCCACAGAAGTGAGGCTAAATCATGCAGCTGACAGCAAAACCCCTGATGAACCCTTTACAGAACTCCAGCACTCAGAATCAGTCTCATCCTTCGATCTGGACCTAGACCTGGGGCCATCCATTTTGGGAGATGTGCTGGGAGTGATGGATGGACTGGGTTTGGGCAGCAAGTGGACAATGGGCAacgaaggtgaagaagaagtgTTTATCTCCGGTAAGAGCAGTGCAGATGGTGGGATATCAACCAATGGTGCAACTACTGACCTGAATGAGAAGAGGATACACAGTCTGAGCAGTGGAGAGGAGCATATAAACGATGTCAATGGTATCAAATCTAAGGGGCTACGGCCGAAGGTGCGATTTAGCGACAAAAAGGAGGAGATCGTTGGTCGGCAGTATGTAGGTGGTGAATTAGAGCTGGAATGTGAGAAGGAAACGAATACAAGTCCAGTTGGAGGAATGGAGGTGAGGGCTGAAGGAATGGCTAATAAAGGAGCCGTGAAACCAGAGCTGACGAATCACCGGCCAGACGTCAGTCCCAGTCCATCTTCTTCAGTGAGCTCAGAATATGAAGGCATCTCCCCATTggacaggaggagagaggaggaccATCTGTCAGAGTCGGATTCAGACGAAGAGGGCGTTGCAGGAGAGCAGGGCTATACGTTTGAGGATGAGTCGGATGATGAGATTGGCCTTTAG